A section of the Primulina eburnea isolate SZY01 chromosome 1, ASM2296580v1, whole genome shotgun sequence genome encodes:
- the LOC140828442 gene encoding uncharacterized protein, which produces MDITPTPMEILLARFQSLHPTMLKGTENALECENWLENIDQLFESLEYPDDRRIKLVVHQLIDVAKSWWIMTKKALEGRGTIVTWDIFKSEFYQRFFPTSYRKDRGAEFANLKQRNLNIEDYVAKFSNLLRFAPHVASDEEAKADHFINGLNPDIFTLVNTGRPNTFAEALDRAKGAETGIIRQRGFQYSQRPQQPQFRQQFRQSNSCGNSGNIREQFKARGKQFKRHGSNFSSSSGSRQSGSVQSTGYSGPTCGHCGGRHYTDQCRGISGACHLCNQVGHYARVCPNRGSEISQSGGSSRQTPHQNRQTPTVHSYQQSNRTDQNKQSGSHRAGQPPRQHAQVFALTEDEAHNAPDNVIAGEARLGMPESSSRRGDTS; this is translated from the exons ATGGATATAACtccgactccgatggagatactGTTAGCCAGATTTCAGTCTTTGCACCCAACGATGTTGAAGGGTACCGAGAATGCATTAGAGTGTGAGAACTGGTTGGAGAATATAGATCAATTATTTGAATCTCTTGAGTATCCAGATGATCGTAGAATCAAATTAGTTGTTCATCAGTTAATAGATGTTGCTAAGAGTTGGTGGATCATGACCAAGAAAGCTTTAGAGGGTCGCGGTACGATTGTTACCtgggatatttttaaatctgaattttatcagcgtttctttcctacCTCTTACAGGAAAGATAGGGGAGCCGAATTTGCAAATTTAAAGCAGAGAAATCTGAATATTGAGGACTATGTTGCTAAGTTCTCGAATTTACtgagatttgctcctcatgtagcatCCGATGAAGAAGCTAAGGCCGATCACTTCATAAACGGTCTTAATCCTGATATTTTTACCCTGGTTAATACTGGAAGGCCTAACACTTTTGCTGAGGCTCTTGatcgagccaagggagctgaaacTGGAATCATTAGGCAGAGAGGTTTTCAGTATTCGCAACGACCCCAACAGCCACAGTTTCGACAGCAATTCAGACAGAGTAATAGTTGCGGTAACAGTGGAAACATTAGAGAGCAGTtcaaggctagagggaagcaatttaaGAGACATGGCAGTAATTTttcgagttctagtggatcgagacagtctggttcagttcagagtACTGGTTATTCAGGCCCGACTTGTGGTCATTGTGGTGGTCGACATTATACCGATCAGTGTAGAGGAATCTCAGGAGCTTGCCACTTGTGTAACCAGGTGGGACActatgctcgagtgtgtcctaaTCGTGGCAGTGAAATATCTCAGAGTGGGGGATCATCGAGACAGACACCTCACCAGAATCGTCAAACCCCTACAGTTCATTCTTATCAGCAATCAAACCGGACAGATCAGAACAAACAGAGTGGTAGCCACAGGGCAGGACAGCCACCAAGACAGCATGCCCAAGTTTTTGCACTCACTGAGGATGAGGCACATAATGCTCCAGataatgtcattgcag gtgaggcgaggcttgggatgccagagtccagctcaaggcgaggagatacgagttag